In Zingiber officinale cultivar Zhangliang chromosome 1A, Zo_v1.1, whole genome shotgun sequence, a genomic segment contains:
- the LOC122016515 gene encoding uncharacterized protein LOC122016515 yields the protein MDPIILESPAPVESLACGPLTVTNFQTMLEESIERFLIEVTKESYDFSAFRPIFFRLIQSSVDPPLEVIWFYSALGYHEAIRSKRDVFDRIFAVRDLLQLLSACSASCNGPKSVALLAPVVSELYYFVREEKKLSGKVAKKLRKEIDSLAEAVISYVSICSGRSSNGQELSDGYLLPCFMDIVRVWTLQHCEKGDDLNVLFPCLSDEICAFFKQEKCGIGYLAGAVAAETFFLNLALKVQVDGLPRPDLQKELTIWSVSSISVFQNCVFFDILLRLLLKPPLPVITILSSKDESLIRNVLYDSVILVDYSFINPGFKVENFNDSLMNLIMRRLIVTHEAIRSVRGKRDYNKAISYTNAFTTSCVPNALVKWATHQIRLDEHNRPSANTPQGLLKWFVVLEERGLKLFEDDILELCNKVMFEESHDDDATKFNSGTNTADDDLFFFDNKGRVENEAMKDDDMGTAEVAFLTAAHSMKTDVSKKRRKQREHANEESGSQLKFLKYNIDDDSVKDYFNSGSEVENPPSADEMEE from the exons ATGGACCCGATCATCCTCGAATCTCCTGCTCCGGTCGAATCGCTCGCCTGTGGCCCTCTCACCGTCACTAACTTCCAGACAATGCTCGAAGAATCCATCGAACGGTTCCTCATTGAAGTTACGAAGGAGTCCTATGACTTCTCCGCCTTCCGACCGATTTTCTTCCGCCTGATCCAGTCCAGCGTCGATCCGCCGCTCGAGGTAATCTGGTTTTACTCTGCTCTTGGCTACCACGAAGCAATCCGGTCGAAAAGGGACGTTTTTGATCGAATTTTTGCGGTGAGAGACCTTCTTCAGCTTCTTTCGGCGTGCTCCGCTTCGTGCAATGGCCCAAAGAGCGTGGCCTTGCTTGCTCCAGTTGTTTCGGAGCTATATTACTTTGTAAGAGAGGAAAAGAAGCTGTCTGGGAAAGTGGCGAAGAAGTTGAGAAAGGAGATAGATAGTTTGGCAGAGGCAGTTATCAGCTACGTTAGCATTTGTAGTGGTAGGAGTTCTAATGGTCAAGAGCTTTCTGATGGCTACTTGCTGCCTTGTTTTATGGATATAGTTAGGGTGTGGACACTGCAGCATTGTGAGAAAGGAGATGATTTGAATGTTCTGTTTCCTTGTCTCAGTGATGAAATTTGTGCATTCTTCAAGCAAGAAAAGTGTGGAATTGGATATTTGGCTGGTGCTGTTGCGGCAGAGACATTCTTTCTAAATTTGGCACTGAAGGTTCAGGTGGATGGTTTGCCAAGGCCAGACTTACAGAAGGAACTGACAATATGGAGTGTCAGTTCAATATCTGTGTTTCAAAACTGTGTTTTCTTTG ATATACTACTGAGACTGCTACTGAAGCCGCCACTGCCAGTTATTACCATCTTG AGTTCGAAAGATGAAAGCCTGATACGAAATGTCCTCTATGATTCTGTGATTTTAGTGGATTATTCTTTCATAAATCCAGGATTTAAAGTAGAAAACTTCAATGACTCGTTGATGAATCTTATAATGAGAAGACTGATTGTTACTCATGAAGCCATTCGTTCAGTCAG GGGTAAAAGAGATTATAACAAAGCTATATCCTATACTAATGCATTCACAACATCCTGTGTTCCAAATGCCTTGGTCAAATGGGCCACTCATCAGATTCGCTTGGATGAACACAACCGACCCAGTGCTAACACACCTCAAGGGCTTCTCA AGTGGTTTGTGGTTCTTGAAGAACGAGGGCTTAAGCTTTTTGAAGATGACATTTTGGAACTGTGTAACAAAGTGATGTTTGAGGAATCTCATGACGATGATGCTACAAAGTTCAATTCAGGAACCAACACAGCAGATGATGATCTTTTCTTCTTCGATAATAAAGGAAGAGTTGAAAACGAAGCTATGAAAGATGATGACATGGGAACAGCAGAAGTTGCATTTCTCACGGCTGCTCATTCTATGAAAACTGACGTGAGCAAGAAGAGGAGAAAGCAAAGGGAACATGCAAACGAAGAATCCGGATCACAGTTGAAATTTCTGAAATACAATATTGACGATGATTCTGTCAAAGATTACTTTAACAGTGGTAGCGAGGTGGAGAATCCACCATCTGCTGATGAAATGGAAGAATGA